CACACAGCGTGCGATCGCTGCAACCAGAGAGGTTGCAAAAGGGCATGCGAGCGCACCAAAAGGTGCGAACGCATAGAAggactcttcttcttttttttttaaatttgtggaCAAAAGCatatgtgcgtgcgcacacaggTCCGTGCACACGCACAGACGATAAGAAAGGGGAAGGTGTGCGCTCACAAAAGCCGTTCCCTCGCTCCCACCATAGGGGCTTACAAgcagtgtgcggacgcacacgtcTGTACGGTTGCACAAACAAGACATGAAAGGgaacttgtgcgtatgcacgcaATTGTGCTCACGCACAGAGCATAGAAAAGGGGCAGTACGCACGCACAGGCTATGCTGGCGCTGCCACCAGAGGGCATGTCAAAGCGTGTGCAGACGTACAGGCTTGTGCGCCTGCAGAGATGGCAAAAAACACAGttttgtgcgcacgcacagggtGGTGCGGATGCACAAATGCCCCCATTTCAGAAAATTCTTTTCTCCATAAAACTAAGGTTCCTAACCTTGGCAAATCAACATACCAACCCCATATCATTCAAACAAGCATACAATCATAGTCCACAAGGAATTCTAACCTCTTTAACTCAAAGTTATTAAACCCAACCTACGCTAATCACTATATCACAAGAAAACAAGTAATTCAAAAAGCTATAAACAAGAGATAGAGTTAGAAAAATGTCACCATGGTagggtgtctcccaccaagcacttttgtTTAGAGTTCTAAGTTAGTTTGACTTGCATGGCTTCATTGGTCACTTAGGAACTTCCCCAAAGAGGAAAATCTCCAACTCATTGGCATTCTTGGGTTGAGCATGATAAAGCTTCACTCTATGACTATTAACCTTGAACTTGACCCCATTTGTAGGTTGCATTACCTCCACCACCACATAAGGCTTGACATCTACCACTCTAAACGGTCCATCCCATCTAGATCTCAATTTACCAGGCATAAAGCGCAACCTTGAATTGTACACAAGTACTTCGTCACCTATCTTAAAGTTCTTCCTCCTAATATTTTGGTCATGGAATGCCTTAGCTTTTTCCTTGTAGAATTGAGCATTCTCATATGCTTCCAATCTAAGGCATTCTAATTTGTCCAGTTGGAGCTTACGTTCCATTCCCGCCCCCTTTAAATTTGGATTGCAATTCTTCACTGCCCAATAGGCTCTATGTTGGATCACAACTGGAAGATGGCAATGCTTCCCAAAAATAATGCGAAAGGGGCTCATTCTGATAGGCGTCTTGTAAGCGGTCCTATAATCCCATAATCCATCTCCCAATCTAGAACTCTAATCCTTTCTTTGTGGGTTGACCACTTTCTCTAGAATTCTCTTGATCTCCCTGTTAGATACTTTTGTTTGCCCATTGGTTTGGGGGTGATAGGATGTGAAAACCTTATGAACGACCCCATACTTCTTCATCAATGCTTCGATtttcctgttacaaaaatgggttcCTTGGTCACTCACGATTGCTTGCAGTGACCCAAATCTACAAATgatgttatttttcaaaaatgaagCAACGGTATTAGCGTCGTCACATcaggtaggaattgcttccacccatatGGAGACGTAATCCACAGCTAATAATATGTACACAAACccattggaatttggaaatggcTGCATGAAATccatgccccaaacataaaaaatctcaCAAAAAATCATCGGTTGTTGgggcatttcatccctctgtGAGGTATTTCCGGATTTCTGCATTGATGAAATGATTTGCAAAATTTATTGGCATCCCTAAATAAAGTGGggcaccagaatccacagtctaaaaccTTCCTCGCTGTTCGTTGCGGGCCAAAATGACCCTCACTCTCTGAGGAGTGGCAAAATTGAAGGATAAACTGGAATTCAGATTCCGGCACacactttctaattttttgatcCGCCCCGCGCCTCCACAGATGTGgatcatcccaaagatagtatttAGCATCACTTCTCAAGTTGTCTTTTTGATGCTTTGAAAATTGTGGGGGAAAAACACGAGTGACCAAATAATTAGCTATCGGGGCAAACCAAGGGGTGCTTTGAGATACTGCTTGCAAGGAATCTAACAGAAATGAGTTATTGATAGGAGTGGGATCCGGAGTTAAATGTTCAAGCCGACTCAAATGGTCTGCTACTAAATTTTGTGACCCATTTCTATCTTTGATCTCTAAGTTAAATTCTTGCAAGAGTAATACCCATCTAACGAGCCTAGGCTTTGACTCCTTCTTTTTTAGCAAATACTTCAAAGCGGCATGGTCCGAATACATCACCACTTTGCAGCCTAGCAAATAAGGTCAAAACTTATctagagcaaaaacaatagccaaGAGCTCTggtgagcggataatttatacgctttttgacattatttttaggtattttttagcatattttagttactttttattatatttttattaatttttatgcaaaaattacatttctggactttactatgagttggtgtgtttttctgtaatttcaggtattttctgactgaaattgagggacctgagcaaaaatctgattcagaggctgagaaaggactgcagatgctgttggattctgaccctctgatgcggtattttacaacccacagactaaccgacaagtgtaccgggtcataccaagtaataccttacgtgagtaagggtcgatcccacgaagattgatggattaagcaacaatagtgtttgataggattagttagacaaatagaaaatagtgttggaagttcaaagagcattaaacagtaaattaataatttcagaaagcaagccgcaatgagttgggaataaaatatggagaagatagttaaggtttcagagttatcaaTTTTTCtgaattgatttttcttactaactattttaatcatgcaagatttaattcgtggcaaactatatgtgactataccctaattccttagaccttcctagtctcctctaaaattcattaactgctaATTCCCttgtcaattaattccaattaaagggtgatgatcaagtttcagtttatatgccacaaaaatcctaattatccaaaaataaggagaTTATATgacacgtatcccgttaaatacaaacaattagaaatttaggataatatgttttcaagctgttgttcaagtaaagagcttttccaagttttatgagaactcaattagaacatgggtcatactttcgttccacccaatattcataaaataaagagcgaaaataattattgaaatataaatcaaaacgtGGATTAAATTAGCgagattaaaaaaatcaatccatacaaatagacagagctcctaacctttacaatggaggattagttgctcatggttcggaaagaaaataaggattctggTAAAATATACAGCATTCCAATCTGATGGCCTCagatccctttttataactaatcttaataaatttaaaatctaattatcaaaaattaaaaataatattttttcctaaaaataaaattttgaatttaaatttgaattcatTAACAAGTATTCaactgatgggtggggaccacttgatttgtccattctgcagcttctaatatgtgttttctaggctggaaactgggtcaaaacagccaaGAAATTTcccccagcatttttctgcatttttctgcacgtggcgtgtgtcacgtgtacgcgtcagtcacgcgtacgcatcgatggtcttttctgtgagtcacgcggacgcatcgGTCACGTGGATACCTCCAAttcacgtgcacgcgtcaggcacgcgtgcgcatcgctcCTCTCAGCCATCTCGTTTGATTCTtatgctgcagaaactccatcaaatccagccgaatgctacctaaaataaatggtattgcacaaaactcaaaatagcattcatagtggctaaaatataattaattctttattaaatccaacaaattagatgcaaatttactaggaaaatatagaaaagatgctcacacatcacaacaccaaacttgaactattgcttgtcctcaagcaaccaaaactaacataggcttaggatgtgaatttgcatgagactaagagttcgattaagctcatgtctatttttatattggggtttataactgtaatcctggataggtttggcatctcactctcctttgagtCAGAAGGATGCCactgtcattcggaattagaatatggataatattatgaattctcttatctttatattttagtttaatccttgaacacagcaaaatttagtttaaattatttttctttggtgctttgcaccttgagcctagccgtgactttaaatgttttgtctcaagtactacttgacacagaaacaccacaagcacttaactgggggactCTCTTTGAGTCcagatttttcttttagttactcccagacagtggtgctcaaatcctttggcatactctgttaaacggaCTTGGTCTGGattctaagtgttctgtctcaaggattacttgacacaatcacacgacaagcatatgactaggaaaacaactttttgagcttttaatcatgtctgacctccctagtcattgatgctcagagccttggaccttgcttttattatttatttatttatttttcttttgctgtttcttttgcttcaaggattaaatttttgtttatttcagagaagtcataataattctctaaattcttgttccttatacatcaacatcccttgattcaaattcaaatatacattgttcatatcatgcattcagaaatcacagaaaagaccaccacatttaagtaaataagattactcttaaaattaactcaatttctcatgcaatacatcatttaaaaaaaattttgatttcaagctCAGTGGGCAATACATGCAACATCTTTCAAAATTAAAGCACTTCACATAAAACCAAACTAGAACCTATGAATCTACTAATAAATGGATCATGCGCTAAACAAAACAAAGTAGCAGGAAACCGGAACATAACATAATAAAAGGGGGAcggaataaaaaatgaaaggaactcaacaaccttagTTATTTGAGCAGTcgttttattcttcaggttgtgctcctccatgaagatgattcgcctcccttttgtgccAGAAAACCCATAAGCgtagcgtcaacaccaaacttaaaggtttgcttatcctcaagcaaagaagaactgaaaataaaaacaaatagtgagaggaaagaaaaatataaggataaaagaacaagagagaattaggagtgggagagagagaaagaaaagtgaaaactgTGCGGCGAACAAGTGTAGTTGTGCGGCGAAGGCGACGCAGAGGCgtgcagcacgcgtacgcgtgggtcgcgaATTTTATTAATGACGCACGTGCCATGGATTTTGTGCGATTCGCGTGAAGCCAGCCGCGcgtgcacaactctctgtttgcaTGGCTTGTGAACCACTAATTTCATACGACGCGTTTGCGTCATGCACGTGCACGCATGGAGAACCATTTCtgcaaatgacgcgcacgcgtgagtaAATTTGTGCCTCTAACACGCTTCTAgccccaagccagcacaactctctgtcaaATATTGTTTTTCACGCACACATGATTGACACGttcgcgtcagcgacgcttgcgcgttgtgtgcttttttttttagcttgaggtgttcggttcctgGAATAACATAgttgcatgatcagaaaattagtaagaactcaataaaaataaaataaataagaaaactactactacaaaaattaaaaatagctaaggatatgaaatcattgggttgcctcccgacaagcgcttctttatcgtcactagcttgacagtcaGCTCCTCTAGGGAagaggatcataggggctcagctcttcaccccttactttgaacttctttcctgtgtctcCATAACGTAGCTCAGTATGCTCCAGAGAAAGAATTCTGATT
This portion of the Arachis duranensis cultivar V14167 chromosome 6, aradu.V14167.gnm2.J7QH, whole genome shotgun sequence genome encodes:
- the LOC107493884 gene encoding uncharacterized protein LOC107493884 → MERKLQLDKLECLRLEAYENAQFYKEKAKAFHDQNIRRKNFKIGDEVLVYNSRLRFMPGKLRSRWDGPFRVVDVKPYVVVEVMQPTNGVKFKVNSHRVKLYHAQPKNANELEIFLFGEVPK